One window from the genome of Carnobacteriaceae bacterium zg-84 encodes:
- a CDS encoding MFS transporter: protein MKIKDSYFSYFTMYFFYYASYALFTAFTSIYVLNKGYTSVDVSIIVSSGLIAGMATQPIIGYLSDRFNIKLLNTILLSLSALFGLVFSFLNDVFFMAIMYAIVFLLMNGVNPAIEKTATTSRFRYGTLRIWGTIGFAIGAQLAGLVNQYIGASFIYFLFCLTMLLSVCGMLFTKNNVDTLSIQTNQSNYKATLFGNKQYTMYLIIASIFWHIKCIWNAYSSNVTAKWIK from the coding sequence TTGAAAATAAAAGATAGTTATTTTAGTTACTTCACCATGTATTTTTTCTACTATGCCTCGTATGCATTATTCACAGCATTTACATCTATTTATGTATTGAATAAAGGCTATACAAGTGTGGATGTATCCATTATTGTGTCATCAGGTTTAATTGCAGGTATGGCAACACAACCTATTATTGGCTATTTAAGTGACCGTTTTAATATTAAATTGTTAAATACGATTTTGTTGAGTTTATCGGCTTTATTTGGATTAGTATTTTCTTTTTTAAATGATGTTTTCTTTATGGCGATAATGTATGCCATTGTTTTTTTATTGATGAATGGTGTGAACCCAGCTATTGAGAAAACAGCAACAACAAGTCGTTTTAGATATGGAACACTACGTATTTGGGGGACGATTGGTTTTGCGATTGGTGCACAATTAGCAGGTTTGGTTAATCAATACATAGGAGCATCGTTTATTTATTTTTTATTCTGTTTAACGATGCTTCTATCAGTATGTGGTATGTTATTTACAAAAAATAATGTAGATACATTAAGTATACAGACAAATCAATCTAATTATAAAGCGACGCTATTTGGTAATAAGCAATATACGATGTATTTGATTATTGCATCTATTTTTTGGCACATTAAGTGTATCTGGAACGCATATTCCAGCAATGTTACAGCAAAGTGGATTAAATGA